CCTTGCCCTTGGCGTCAGCAGCAGGAGCGGCTTCCGCTGGGGTGTCTTCCACCACCACTGGAGGCACTACCGACACGAGCACAGGGTTTTGCTTGTTGCCACGGATCACAGCGCTCACGCCCTTGGGCAGCTTGATGTCCTTGAGGTTCAGGGACACGCCCTTTTCCAGCTTGGACAGATCGACAGCGATGAACTCTGGCAGGTCCGAAGGCATGCAGGTCACATCGAGTTCGTTCACGATGGGGTTGACCATGCACTTGTCCACCTTGACGGCAGGGGACTCTTCTGCACCGCTGAAGTGCAGTGGCACCTTCAGGTGCAGCTTGGTCTTGTCGTCCACGCGCTGGAAGTCGATGTGCAGAACCAGTTGCTTGTAAGGGTGGTATTGCACGTCGCGCAGCACCACCTTGGCAGTCTTGCCAGCCACTTCCATGTCCAGCACGCTGGAGTGGAAGGCTTCCTTCTTGAGGGCGTGCCACAGAGCGTTGTGGTCGATCTCGATCAGTTGGGGTTCCGCAGCACCGCCGTACACGATGCCAGGCGTCTTGCCCGAATTGCGCAGACGGCGGCTCGCACCCGTACCTTGCTTGGCGCGCTCAAAAGCGACGAAGTTCATAGTTAGCTCCTGGAAAGGGTCGACCGCGACCAGTCGTTCCCTGTTAAAAAAGATCTGCCTGCGTATTGCGTATGGCAGATCTACTGGGTTGTTCCCGAACGGACAAGCCTCCCGAAGGAGGCTTGTTGCAGCGTCGATGAAAAAGCGGCTTCCCTTGAGGGAAGCCCGCTGGTCATCAGGCGTTGTCTTGGTCCGAGAACAGGCTCATCACCGACTCGCCCTTGGCAATGCGCTGGATCGTCTCTGCAATCAGCGGTGCCACGGACAATTGGCGAATCTTGGAACATCCCTTGGCGGTTTCGCTCAATGGGATGGTGTTGGTCACCACGATCTCATCCAGGGCCGAGCCCTTGGAAATGCGTTCGATGGCAGGACCCGAGAAAATGGGGTGGGTACAGTAGGCGTACACCTTCTTGGCGCCGCGCTCCTTGAGCACTTCGGCGGCTTTGACCAGCGTGCCAGCCGTGTCGATCATGTCGTCCATGATGACGCAGTTGCGGCCTTCGATCTCACCGATCACGTGCATCACTTCCGAAACGTTGGCCTTGGGGCGACGCTTGTCGATGATGGCCAGATCGCAACCCAGTTGCTTGGCCAATGCGCGAGCACGCACCACACCGCCCACGTCGGGGGAGACCACAATCAGGTCTTCGTAGTTCTTTTGGCGCAGGTCACCCAGCAGCACAGGCGATGCGTAGATGTTGTCTACGGGAATATCGAAGAACCCTTGAATCTGGTCCGCGTGCAGATCCATCGTCAGCACACGGGCCACACCGACGGCCTGCAACATGTTGGCCACCACCTTGGCGGTGATGGGCACGCGTGTGGAGCGGGGACGGCGGTCTTGGCGGGCGTAGCCAAAATAGGGAATCACGGCACTGATGCGTTCGGCCGATGCGCGCTTGAGCGCATCCACCATGATCAGCAATTCCATGAGGTTGTCGTTCGTTGGCGCGCAAGTGGACTGAACCACGAACACATCGCGTGCACGAACGTTTTGCTTGATTTCGACGGTGACTTCACCGTCAGAGAATCGGCCCACATCGGCTGCGCCCAATTGGGTGCCAAGGTGTTTTGCAATTTCAGCTGCCATGCCAGGATTGGCATTGCCGGTGAAAACCATGAAGTCGGGTTGGTTGGCTTGCATGAGCATCCCAGCAGTCTGAAAAAAAGCCTGTATGCGTAAACGAGAATTTGGCAGGGGAAGAAGGATTCGAACCTTCGCATGCCGGAATCAAAATCCGGTGCCTTAACCAGCTTGGCGACTCCCCTACACGGGTCAACTGCCGAAGGCAATCAACCTTAATTTCACTCTGAAACCCACCCTGCCAGAGGATGAATCATCAGATTGCCGCATGTTTTAATTTTCCATTCGCTGGGAGCGTCCTGAAAATTGACATCGCGCGGCATTTGTGCAAACACTGCACTACCCGAGCCCGTCATTCTAGCATGCATTCCTTTGGACTTCAGCCAATTTATGGCTTTTTTCACATCGGGGCACAAACTTTCTGCGACTGGCTGCAAGTCGTTACGACCAAAATCGTAGTGTGCTGCAGCAAAGCCTAAGATTATAGCATGACTTGAATCACGCTTCAGAAAGGGTGAAGAAAAAATTGCTTTTGTCTCCAATCCAGCCTGAGGTTTGACCACCACAAACTGCGTTGGTGGTGGTTGTTGTCCTAGCTCAAGGGGCTGGATTGTCTCACCAATTCCTTCCACCCAGGCGTTATGCCCGCGCAAAAAAAATGGAACGTCTGCGCCTAATGTCAGGCCGATGCGCTCCAGGGCTGGGCGGGGAAGGTTCAGCTTCCAGAGGCGGTTGAGGGCGATCAGGGTGGTTGCTGCATCTGACGAGCCGCCGCCCATGCCTGCTTGCGCTGGAATGCTTTTTTGCACTCCAATGTGCGCGCCTGCGCGGCAGCCCGTGGCCTCTTGCAGTGCGTGGGCTGCTCGCAGGGTCAGGTCCATGGCAGGCAGCTCGGTGTCGAGATCCTCGCGGCTGAGTCTCCCGTCGGGCCGCAGTTCAAAGTGGAGCGTGTCGCACCAGTCCAGCAGCATGAAGACTGACTGAAGGAGGTGATATCCGTCCTCTCTGCGGCCGGTGATATGCAAAAACAGATTCAGCTTTGCAGGGGCGGGAACGTCGTAAAGCGCTTGCATACGTTGGTGATGAGTCTGGCTTAGTGGGACAGCGAGATGCGCAGCGTCGCCTTGGGCTCGGGGAGGACCCGCTGCGCCGTGATGCGACCTTGGTGGGCCGCACTCAAGTCAGAAGTCCAGCCGGCTGCCTCTGCTTGGGAGCCCTTCAGCCAATGAAAAATGGCTTTGACTGGCAATGCTGCACCAGTCAGTTGGACCACCAGGGCGTCCAGCGAGTCGGAGCGCTGAATTTGTTGACCGGTTTGCAAGGTTGCGGTGCCTGCATCCCAGCGCAATTGCCCCAGCGTAGTGCCCAGGGGGCTGAGCAGCGTGAGCTGGCCTTGGCTTTCTTCGCCTTCCAGTTCAAACAAGGCGGCAAACGATTGGGGTGTGTCGCCTTCTACCTGTAGCGCAATGCGCCCCGACCAGTATGGAGCCTCTGCATTGCTGGGGCGAGGGGGGAGTGCGCAGCCCATAAGCCCTCCCAGCAGGGTGCTTGAGATACTCAGAAGCATCCCTCTGCGCAGGGAGGATTGCGGTGCATCACATGTCAAATAGCGCGCACCACGCATCAAAATGAAACCCCGAGGCGCTTGAGCGTTTCTTTGAGCGTCTGGTTGTCGGGGTTCAGTCGCAAGCCCTCTTTCCAGATGGCTTTGGCTTTCTCTGTATTGCCCTGGCTCCAGAGCACTTCTCCCAGGTGGGCTGCTATTTCAGCATCGGGCTTTTTGGAAAAGGCAGATTGCAGCAGTTGCTGTGCCTGGGCCTTGTTGCCCAAGCGGAATTCCGCCCACGCCAAGCTGTCTGTGATGAATGGGTCACCGGGGGCGAGGTCAAGGGCTTTTTGAATGAGCTGCTTGGCTTCGTTCAACCGCACCCCTCGGTCTGCAAGCGAATAGCCCAGAGCGTTGTAGGCATGGTGGTAGTCGGGCTGCCGTGCGATGACTTGGCGCAGCAGCTTTTCCATGACATCCAGTCGCCCCGTCTTTTCTGCCAGCATGGCTTGGTCATAGGCCAAGTCGTTGTCTTCTGGTGACTCGTTCAGTGCTTTGCCCTGCAGTTGAAAAGCTTCTTCGTTTTGGTTGTGCTCTTTGAGCAATTGCACTTCGGCCAACAGTTTCATCCGTTGCTCTTCTGCGTTGCTGCCTGGCAGCTCTTTCAGCAAGGCCCTTGCTTCATTCATGCGCCCTTGCTTGGCCAGAATGGACGCGCGTTGGCGTTGCACGCTGAAAGAATCGTTGGGACTTTCGATGCGATCCAACCAGCCCTGTGCCGCCTTCAGGTCGCCTTGCTTTTCTGCAATTTGCGCTGCCAGCACATAGGCTTGGGTCATGATCCGCTGGTTGATCTCGGTATCACCCGCAGCTTGGGCGATGTCCATGAACTTGCGCAAGGATTCGGCTGCCAGCGCCAGCTTTTGATCCTGCACCTGCAGGCTGGCGAGCACAAGCCATGCCTCGGCCATATCGGGCTTGTCCTGTGTGACCCGATGCAGTTGGTCCGATGCTTCTGTAAATTGGGATTGGGCAAGCAGAACCCGTGCATAGAGCATCCGGATTTCAGGGGCTGGCTGCTGTTGTAGAAAGTGTGTAACAAAAGGCTTTGCTTCGTTACGACCTTCATCCAGAAGCTCCAACGCGAGTCTGGCCAAACCCTCATAAGCGGGGTCGATGGCCTGCGCCTTCGCGATGCTCTCCAGTGATCCGGCTTGGTCGCCAGCTGCCAAGCGCATGCGCCCCACGGTAATCCAGGCCGCAGCCCCAGTGGACGGGTTGGCTATTTCGGCTTTGAGTGCTTCTTGCACTGCTCTGGCTGCCGCGGCTTTATCGCTCACGCGCCCATACATCTGTGGGATGGCGCTCAAAATGCCGACTTTGCTGGGTGCAGGCGCGTGCTGGATGAGTTGCTGCAATGGCGCCGCAGTTTCGCTGACTCTGTTGAGGGCAATCAGAATCTGGAGCACATAGCGATTGGCCTCCCGGGATTGGGGATGGTCTTCTTGCCATGCCTTGGCTGCTGCCAACGCATATTCGCCAGAGCGTGATTGCAAGGCAATGTCAGCGGCCCGTTGATACAGCTGGCTGCTGTGGCTGCGCCGGGCGGCGTCCAGCATCAAGGCATAGCCTGCACCTGGGTCGCCCGTGCGTGTGGTGACTTCTCCAAGCAAAACTTCGTAGAAAAGGTTACCGTCTGCCGGCATACCTTCCTCTGCGACGTCGGTCGTGGCTGTTTTTTGTTTGGCTGTTTGTACTGGTTGAGCCCAACTGCAAGTCGCGGCAAGCGCCAAAACAGTGGTCAGGGGGATCAAGCGAAAGCGATGAATATGCTCCATCGAATCATAATAATCCACATGTACGCCCCCTTGCTCGAAGAGACTGCATATGCCTGAGTTGCCAGAGGTTGAGGTCACTCGACGCAGCTTTGCGGACGCCATTGCGGGTGCTCAGGTACTCTCCATGCGAATGGGGAAACCCTTGCGTTGGCCCTTGGGGTGTGAGCCGCACGCGGTGATTGGTCGATTCGTGGTGGGGGTTCGGCGCCGTGGCAAGTACCTGTTGCTGGACCTAGATCGGGGGATGCTGCTGGTTCACTTGGGAATGTCGGGGAGTTTGCGCTTTGCGTCGTATTTGCCCGAAGCGGGCAAGCATGACCACTGGGATTTGGTGACTTCCCGCGGAACGCTGCGCTTGCATGACCCACGGCGTTTTGGCGCTGTGGTTTACGCAGTGGACGAGGGTGATCCTGTCGCGGTCAAGTTGCTCGGAGGTTTGGGCATGGAGCCTCTGGGAGGCGCCTTTGTCATTGATGCGTTTGTGCAAGGCGTGCGGTCGAGCCGTTTGCCAATCAAGCAACTGCTGCTTGCAGGGCGCTTGGTGGTGGGGGTAGGCAATATTTATGCGTCAGAAGCCCTTTTTTTGGCAGGCATACGCCCAACAGTACGGTCTTCTGCGTTAACGATTGCCCGGGTCAAGCGCTTGCACCAGAGTATTTGCGATGTGCTGGAGAGGGCTGTGCAAATGGGAGGAAGTAGCCTGAAGGACTTTTCTAGCGCAGATGGCGCCAGTGGCCATTTTCAGACGGCGGCTCAGGTGTATGGACGTGCCCAAGCGCCCTGCCATGTGTGCGCCACGCCCATTAAAATGGTGCGCCAGGGGCAACGCAGCAGCTTTTATTGTCCTGTTTGCCAACGATAGTTGTAACAGCTTGATGGGCTGATCATCGGCCGCGTTATGTAGGCAGAGCGGTCGGTGCTATATTTTGTTCATGTCTGCTTGCAGACCGACTATCGCATTCCGGGAGCAAAGTGGGACCCTCATTCAACGAACAGTTCGACCAGCATGGTGCATGGCGACGTGCATTTGCGCAGCAGCTCAAGCAGCTCGCTGAGTGGATGTCTGGCCATGATCTTATGGATGCTGCTGTGCAGGAGCGGCTTCAGCGCTTGGAAAATCAGGTCCGGACTGACAAAGTCATGGTGGCCTTCGTAGCCGAGTTTTCGCGTGGCAAGTCGGAGTTGATCAACTCCATTTTCTTTGCCGACTATGGTCGGCGCATCATGCCTGCCAGCGCTGGGCGCACGACGATGTGCCCCACCGAGTTGGGTTACGACCCCGCATTCGCTCCAAGTTTGCGACTACTTCCTATTGAGACGCGTCTGCAGATGCAAGGCTTGGCAGAGTGGCGTCTTAAGCATGATCGTTGGGTTGAGATTCCGCTGGATGTGAATGACGCGGATCAGATTGCGAAAGCCCTCGAAAAAGTCGCGGAAATTCGGCGGGTGAGTCTCGACAATGCCAGGGCCTTGGGCTTTTGGCACGACGATCTTGCCGAAGAAAACCCTGTGCCAGACGCTGAAGGCATGGTGGAAGTGCCCATGTGGCGCCATGCGTTGATCAACATTCCGCATCCGTTGCTTAAACAAGGGCTGGTTATCCTGGATACGCCCGGACTTAATGCGGTTGGGGCAGAGCCAGAGCTGACGGTGAACCTGATTCCGCAGGCGCATGCGGTGGTGTTCATCCTTAGTGCGGATACTGGGGTGACCCGCTCGGACCTCTCTATTTGGCGAGAGCATCTGGCCACATCCACTGACAGCATGGATGCGCGGCTTGTTGTTCTGAACAAGATCGACACCTTGTGGGATGCCTTGAATTCGCCAGAGCAGGTGCAGGCACAACTGGATCGCCAATGCCGGACTTCTGCAGAGATGCTGGGCATTCCGTTGGATCAGGTGGTGCCCGTCTCAGCCCAAAAAGGATTGGTCGCAAAAATTGCCTGTGACGACCTGTTGCTGGAGTCCAGTGGACTTCCTGCATTGGAAGAGGCACTTGCGCAAGGCGTGATGGGGCGACGGCAAGCCATTTTGCGTGCCGCTGTGGCCACGGGCGTTGCCAATCTCCGCTCTGAAACATCGCGTGTCATCAACATCCGGCGCCGTGATCTGGATGACCAGATGGCGGAGCTGCGTAGCTTGCGCGGCAAGAATATCTCGGTCATTGAGAGCATGCGGCATCGCATCGAGCAGGAGCAGCAGGAGTTTGATCTCAGCACTGCGAAGATCCAGGCTGTGCGTGCCGTGCACCTCAAGCTGTTGCGTGAGGTGTTTCATCAGCTCGGATCCAAGGCGCTGAAGACCGAGTTGACGGAGTTGTCGCAGTTGCTCCAGCAAAAGGGCTTGAAGCTCGGGGTGCGCAAGATCTATCTGGAAACCTTTGACAGATTGCGCGGCACCTTGGACAAAGCCCAGGCTTCCGGTACCGAGATCCAGGCGATGCTGGGCGGCACATTTAGGCAATTGAATGCGGAGTTCGGGTTCTCTTTGCAAGTGCCACCGCCACCTCAGCTTGAGCACTTTTTGCACGACTTGGCCCAAATTGAGCAAAGCCATTTGCAGTACCTTGGTGTGAGCAATGCGCTGAAGCTGGCCCAACCAGAGTTTTCCGAGCGCTTGGTGCGCGCACTTGGAACGCGTTTGCGTACCGTGTACGAATCGGCAGCCAACGATCTGGAGTTGTGGAGCAAGTCCGCGACAGCACAGCTCGACGCTCAATTAAGGGAGCGTCGGCGCAGTTTCTCCCGCCGCATTGAGGCGGTGGACCGCATTCAGCAAGCTGCCAGCGGACTGGTTGAGCGCATTGCCGAAATTGAGGCGGGCGAGGATGAGTTGATTCAGCTTGAGCACCGGCTGCAGGAACTCACTGCTCAATTGATTTCGTTGCCACAAGAAGAGCATCAAGACGCTTCACTGGACTTCTTGATCGCATGACCGTGGTTGCTGATTCAGTGGCCACGCGTGTTGTGCAGTGGCAGGTTGAGCACGGGCGCAGTCATTTGCCTTGGCAGCAAACCAGAGATCCTTACCGGGTTTGGCTCTCAGAGATCATGCTGCAGCAAACCCAGGTGGTGACAGTCCTCGACTATTACGCCCGATTTTTGGCGCGTTTTCCAGATGTGAGAGCGTTGGCGTCGGCTTCTCTGGATGAAGTTCTGGGCCTGTGGAGTGGCCTGGGATACTACAGCCGCGCACGCAATCTGCATCGCTGTGCCCAACGGGTGGTCGCTGAGTACGGCGGTCTCTTCCCCGGTACGGTTGCATTGCTGGCCGATCTCCCTGGGATTGGTCGGTCTACGGCCGGTGCCATCGCGGCTTTTTGTTTTTCACAGCGCGCCCCCATTCTGGATGCCAATGTCCGCAGGGTTCTCACGCGGCTGCTGGGATTTGATGCGGATTTGTCCGTTGCCAAAAACGAGCGGGCTCTATGGGACCACGCAGAATCTTTGCTGCCGGTGGATGAGCTTTCGGTGAGCATGCCGCGCTACACGCAGGGAATGATGGACTTGGGTGCCACCCTCTGTGTGCCTAAGAATCCTCAGTGCCTGATCTGCCCCTTGATGGACCTGTGCGCCGCACAAAAATCGGGCGAGCCAGAGAAGTACCCTGTCAAGACACGCAAGCTCTCGCGCCGTTCTGAGTCTTGGTGGCTTTTGGTTGTGCTACGGGATGATGGTGCCGTCTGGTTGGAAACACGCCCTCCCAAAGGCATCTGGGCAGGCCTGCAATGTGTGCCTGCATTTTCGGACTGTGATGCTTTGTGGGCGTTGGCTTCGTCACTGAGCTCTGTAGATCGGACTCGGGAAGTGGATGCATTTCTGCACGTTTTGACGCATAGGGATCTGCACTTGCACCCCGTTGTGGCTCAGGTACCGATAGGCTCCTGCCCCAATGGAGACGGGCAGTGGTTGACGAAGGCGCAGTGGTCCAAGTCCGGTTTGCCTGCGCCGATTCGCAAGATGTTGGACGCTTTGGTCTAACTGCTCTCGGCGTGCGGCACTTCAGCGTCCATCCAGCTCTCGGTGCCGCCGCAGAACCTTCCAGCGTGTTTCGAAGATCTGCGCCAGTTGCTCTACCAGGTACACCGAACGGTGTTGGCCTCCGGTGCATCCAATGGCCACAGTGACATAGCTCCTGTGGTTTTGTTCCAAAACGTCCAGCCAGTGGGTCAAAAATTGCTCGATGTGTTGGCGCATGGTGGATACGTCCGGCTGCTGCTGCAAAAAATCAGCTACAGGCGCGTCCAACCCGGTGAGGTCTCGCAATGCATTCTCGTAGTGGGGGTTCGGCAGCATGCGCACGTCAAACACATAGTCAGCGTCCACCGGAATGCCCCGTTTGAAGGCAAATGACTGGAACACCAGCGTCATGCCCCCCGGCGCTACGGACAACAGCCCCTTGACATAGCTTTGCAATTGGGAGGCGCGGATGTTGCTGGTGTCGATGACATGGGCTTGTTCGCGCAGGTCGGCCAGCAGCTCCCGCTCCAACTCAATGATTTGCACCAGTGCTTGGCGTCCCTGTTGGGTTTCGTCGTGGGAGAGAGGGTGCCGTCGCCTTGTCTCTGAAAACCGGCGTACCAAAGTGCCTGTGGTTGCATCCAAGAACAGGGACTGAACGACGACCCCTTGGGACTTTAGTCGGTTGAGTTCTTTGGGGACCTGGGGCAACGAGGTGGCGCTGCGCACATCCATTGCAATCGCCACTCTGTTGCCGTGGTGCTGATGCTCCAGAGCAACAAATGCGGTCAGCAGTTCGGGAGGCAAATTGTCGACGCAGTAGTAGCCTGCATCTTCCATGGCATGGAGTGCCACCGACTTTCCAGAACCCGACATTCCGGTGATCAAGACGATTTCAAGCGCCATGGGTTTCCCCACATTCGCTGTTGGCCGCTTGCAGCATTTCCGCGGCATGGGCCAAGCTGGTTGCCGTGGAGCGCTCGCCCCCGAGCATGCGCGCAATCTCAGCAGTTCGCGCTGCTTTGGTAACGTGCCTCACCGTGCTGGTGGTGCCTGTGCTGGATCGCAGCTTGGAGACCTGCAAATGCTGGTGGGCGTATGCGGCCACTTGTGGCAGATGGGTGACTGCCAAGACCTGCCTATCCGCGCCCAGCTTTTGCATCAGGCGACCCACAGTCTCGGCGACGGCGCCGCCCACTCCGGAATCCACTTCATCGAAGATCAAAGTGGGGGCTTTACCCAACTGGCTGGTGGTCACGGCAATAGCCAGTGAGATGCGCGATAGCTCCCCGCCAGACGCGACCTTTCCAATGGGTTTGGGTGCCATGCCAGGATGACCTGCGACGAGAAAGGACACTTCGTCCAAGCCATGCGATGCCGGCTCGTGCAATTTGCGCAACTCCACCTCAAATTTGCCGCCTTGCATGCCCAGCCCTTGCATGGCCTTGGTGATCGCCAACGACAGCCGTGGTGCCGCCTTGGTTCTTTGCCCTGACAAGGCCCTGGCCGCAGCGTGAAAGGCCTTGCTGCTGGCATCCGCTTTGGCCATAAGAGCGGCGAGATCACTGGAGGCGTCCAGCTGTGCAAGCGAAGTTTTCCAGTCCTTGAGCAGAGCCGGTAGGTCGCGCGGGGGGCGCTTGTGCCTGCGGGCCAGTTGGAGCCATTGCGAAATCCGTGCATCCAGCTCTGCCAATCGTGTGGGATCAATCTCAGTGCGCCGTAAATAGCTTTGCAATGAGTGTGCAACATCGCTAGCTTGGGCCAAGCTGGATGCCAGTATGTCGGCCATGCTGCTGAAATCGGCCTCGATATGCTCTTGATTTTGTAGCAGAAGATGAGACCTGGAAAGCGCTGCCAGCACACCGGAATCTTCGTCTTCCAAGAGGTCAATAGCCGACTGCGCGGCTTCGATCAATGCATGGGCGTTGGACAGGCGTTTGTGCGTTGACTCCAGCTCATCCCATTCATCGGGCTGCGGGGCGAGCTTGTCCAGTTCTGAAATTTGCCACTGAAGGCGGTCGCGTTCCTGTTGCAGCGTAGCCTGCGCTTCGTGCGCTTGTTGTGCAGCTTTTTGATCTTGCCGCCACTGTGCCCAGAGCGCTGCCGTCAAACTGGGATCTGTGTTGGCATAGGCGTCCAGCAGTCCACGGACAGACTCGGGGCGGGTCAAACTCTGCCACGCGTGCTGCCCGTGGATGTCCAGCAACTGCTCCCCCAAAGCCCGCAATTGGGTGGCTGTGACGGGTGTGCCGTTCATCCAGGCGCGACTTCGACCGTGGGTATCCACCGTGCGCCGCAATAAAACGGTGCTGTCGGCATCAATGCCTAAATGCTCCAGCCACGGCCGCAAATGGTCTGGTACGTCAAACTCAGCACAGATGTCCGCCTTGGTAGCGCGCTCTCGTACTACGCTGGCATCTGCCCGCGAGCCTAGGGCGATTTGCAAAGCATCCACCAAGATAGATTTGCCTGCACCGGTCTCCCCTGTCAGAACGGTAAATCCCTCTTGCAACTCCAGTTCAAGCGATTCCACGATGACAAAATCGCGCAGCACCATCCGCTTGAGTGACATGGTCAGGACCCTCCCTCATTCCAGCGGAGCTTTTTCCTCAATGTCGCAAAGTAGTTCCAGCCGACCGGATGCAAAAAGCGCACGCAATGTTCCGACCTGCGCACAAGGATGCGATCTCCGTGCTGAAGCGAGGCCAGCGATTGCATATCAAAATTGGCGCTGACATCGCGTCCGCTCACCACTTCCACCGCCACCTCGGTCGCGTCAGATAGAACAATGGGGCGATTGGACAATGTGTGGGGGGCA
This Acidovorax sp. 106 DNA region includes the following protein-coding sequences:
- the recN gene encoding DNA repair protein RecN, translating into MSLKRMVLRDFVIVESLELELQEGFTVLTGETGAGKSILVDALQIALGSRADASVVRERATKADICAEFDVPDHLRPWLEHLGIDADSTVLLRRTVDTHGRSRAWMNGTPVTATQLRALGEQLLDIHGQHAWQSLTRPESVRGLLDAYANTDPSLTAALWAQWRQDQKAAQQAHEAQATLQQERDRLQWQISELDKLAPQPDEWDELESTHKRLSNAHALIEAAQSAIDLLEDEDSGVLAALSRSHLLLQNQEHIEADFSSMADILASSLAQASDVAHSLQSYLRRTEIDPTRLAELDARISQWLQLARRHKRPPRDLPALLKDWKTSLAQLDASSDLAALMAKADASSKAFHAAARALSGQRTKAAPRLSLAITKAMQGLGMQGGKFEVELRKLHEPASHGLDEVSFLVAGHPGMAPKPIGKVASGGELSRISLAIAVTTSQLGKAPTLIFDEVDSGVGGAVAETVGRLMQKLGADRQVLAVTHLPQVAAYAHQHLQVSKLRSSTGTTSTVRHVTKAARTAEIARMLGGERSTATSLAHAAEMLQAANSECGETHGA